CACTGACGGCAGCCTCCTATCGGTTGATTGGGACAACAGATGATTCCTGAAGCCTCTGTAAGAGCTGGCTTTGTAGGTCTTCCTCCACCACCTTCCACCAAAAGAAGTTCTCGCCCCGAACCTTCGGGGGCTCATTTTGGATACCTGGATTCCGAAAAGCCACCGTCACCAGCACGTTCAGGCAGATGCCATCGGCTTGGTCTTTGCCCAGGTGCTGCAGTCCAAGCAACCCCTTGGTCTCCACTGCCAAGTGGTGCAGGGTCAGACACTCCTGTAGCAGACGCAGGACGGCCATCTTGATGCCACCCCTCTGCTCTACGGGAGCAAAGCCACAGGCGGTGATGGGCAAGTGAGGCATCCCCACTGTGCCCACCAACACCCACACTGTCTGGACACTGGTAAAGGTGGCTACGAGCCGCTGGCAGACCAGACTGCAGGGAAGCTCTTGGGGCAGAAGGAGAGGGTGCCCGGCTCGCTGGCGATACTGGGCGGCTAGCTCTATCAGATGCAGAATGTCGTGGGCTCGCAGCGGGGTGGGCAGCGAGGTTCGTGGGTACCAGCCAGCCTGCAGGGACTCCGCATCTGCCTCCTTGGGAGTCTTGAGAATTCCACCTGGGGGTGATGTAGGTGACAGGGTAGGGGGAAAggtattatgttgagggaagtgCTGGGCCCGGCAGAGTAAAGGGCCACCCAGGGATCTAGCCCTGACCCAGGGGAGGCCCCGAGTCAAGTCCTCAGGCTGGAATCTGGAGATGCCAGGTTTGTACCAGCCAGAACAGGGGCTCATCTCACCTGAGGACAAGCTGGGGAAACGGTGTCAACTGCCCTCTGCCCACACTGCCATCCACTGGGCCATACCTGTGGGGCGAGCGAGAAACACAAAGCGGATCCAGGAGGGGCCCCGCTCCTCCACAGATAGCAATGTCAAAGGCTCACACTGCAGCCCGGCCTCCTCCTTCACCTCCCGCTGCAGCGCCTCCACAATGGTCTCCCTGGGCTCCATCCTCCCCGCGGGAAGGTACCACGACCCACGGCACTCCTTCTTGGCCTCCTGGATCAGTAGCACCTCATcctgaggggagaggaaggatcCTCACCCACCACAGCCGGGATGGGAGCTCCTGGGGAGCACACAGCCAGCAGCCTTTGCTTGCCCTGGGTCCATAACAAATCTCAGCTATAGCTGCTCAATACCCATATTCTGGGGGACACCCTGAAATTGCTGCGCTCTCCAGACGACTGGCCCTTGTGTGTCTGGGGACTGCAGCTGCCTCTGCAATTCATCCTTCCTTGCACTCAAGTTTCCGTTTCAGAAAGGGGCTAAGATTCCTGGGAGCTGCTTCAGGGGCTGGACATTAGGCCTCCCAGCGAGGGCTGCCACGTGTCCTGCACTGATTCATGTCTGCATAAGTCACTGCATATCTCTCACCTCCCCTTGTGCTCTATAAACTGCTTGTGGCCAGTCCTCACACTGGAGTCTAGACTTTGAAACACACCCCAAACCCTCACCCCGTACAACTCCTACCTATGGCTCCGGCCCCTTCTAGCTGTTGTCACAGCAACTTGTACAGGGATCAGCACCAAAAAGAGCATCACACAGGGGGTCAGAAGGCCTGAGTGTAAGCGCAGGTTGTGCAGTTACTGCCCATGGGACCCAGGGGAGGTCTCTGAAGCACTGGACAGGTCTTTAAGAGAGCCCACTCCGCGGCGGGCACTGTGCTAGATTCTGGGGAAGGAAGAGGCGTAAGATAGCCTCAAGGAACTGAGGCCTAGAGGGATGGGACGGGCAGGCTCCTGGGccttagtttctttctttgtacaTCGGGACAATGGCAGGGTAGGGCTGCACAAGGCTCAGATGTAACTGTGAGAGTGCTTTGCAAAACTGGGAAGAGCCACACACCAGAAAGCGGTGGCTGTTGCCGGTATGTCCTCTGTCCCCACCGGGGTTGCCTGCGAGCCCGGGAGGCCTGGTCGGTGGGCCTGACGGGCGGACGCTCACCTGCTCGTTGAGGAACACGGCCAGCACCACGTAGCAGACGTTCTTCCGCAGCCGCACCTGCGCCGGCGTCTCCCCGGCCGGCCCCGAGTCATAGTTCTGCACGCGCAGCCCCCGGCCCCCCAGAACGGCCGCCAGTGTCCCTGCCAGGTCTTCCGAGGCCATCGGGTCCCCAGGGAGAAGGCGGGCCCCCCGCAGACCGGCCAAGCCGGGTGGGATGAACTTGGGTGACCGTGGAACGCGTCGCCCTCACACCCTCCCCCTGCGAACTCGGGCCAGACGCGCTCGCAAAGCGGAAGCGCCCGGCGAGCCCTGGCCGCTGATAGGCTGCGCGTCACAGCGACCGGCCCGGATTGGCTGGCTCGCATCTGTCACGGTGGGGCGGGGGCAGTCCGTAAAGGGGCGGGGACAGTCCGTAAGGGGGCTGGGCACCGCGCCCTGGCAGTGCGGACCCCGCCCCGCTTCTGCCTCTCTATCggtttctcctctctctttcccggCGCAGCCAGCCGCCAGCCAAGCTAATTCCTCCCGCGCGCACTTGTCTGCACCGGTTCCGACGATGATGTCATCCTGCCCGCAGGCTGCGGAGCGCCGCAGCGGCCAGCGACGGTGACGTTACAAGCCCGAGGACGTCCCCGGGCCCGAGGCTTGGACCCACTGTCCAGCTTTTGTCGTAAACAAACCATGGCCTTGCCCGAAATGACACTTCCCAGATAACCTTTCTTCACTAAAAATGGACTTGGCTGTCACGTGGCAGGGAGGACACGAGCTCCTGCCTTGGAGGAGATATTGATCTAGTTGGAGACGTGGACATAGACATATAATGGAAAGTCAACTGATTTATAAGCCAAGGACTAAAAGATTGGTTTGGGCACGAGATGCTACAGGTGCTCAGAGGAGTGAGGGAGCAGGCTGGGATGCTCAAGGTGTGCCTGGCGATGGAAGGCGGGATTTGGGGCAGAGATCAGCCTGCCCAGCCCTCAGTATTCTCCCGGCGCCCTGCCTGCCGCATTTCCCTCGAAGGGTCAGGGCCCTCTCCCCTGCAGGGGCCGGGTCCTGCTCTTTGTtgtcccccgccccccgcccccgcagttAACGGAGCCCTGGAATATTGAGAGATGGTGTGTGGGTTGATTTGGGGAGCTCCTGCTTCCCCCGCAGCCTGATCTTTCCTCCTCAGAGCTTCCTTTAACCTCCTCTCAGGACAGGAAGGCAGGGCCAGCTGGAATGAAGCTGAAATCAGCCAAGTCTGAGCTCTTCAGCCCCAGTGAGggctcccctttccctcctgctGGCTTTGGGCATGTCCCTTTGGGGGGAACAGTAGCTTGGTGGAGCAGACAAAGCGCTGGACTTGGAGCTGGATGCCCAGCCACTGCTCCCTGGCTGGCTCTGTACCCTGAATAAGTTGTGGGCCTGTTTGCTCATGCTGTATGCTCCTAACAGCTCTTCCTTCCCAGGGCTGTCGGGAAGGTGAGACATCATGAGAGGAGCTCTGTGGGCTGTCTGGCGAGGGTCACCACCACCAGGCAGCCCACCAACCCTCCAGGCTGGGCCCTCCTGGCCGCAGCACTTGTTGCTACCACACAAAGGCTCATTTTCATGAAATGTGCCTACAGGGCCACGGTGAACTAGACCTTACCCTCGGGAATTCCAGCCACACCAGATCAGCCTCCTTAGGCCCTTCTCACATACTGAACTTACTGCAAGGTCCCTGGAGGCAGGGTGCTGGATTAGGCTGTGGAGTATCCCCAGGGGACCCGCAATCTTTTGAGGCACTTGGTGAACGCTGCTGCCCCTACCCCTATCCAAGACCTGTCACGTCCCAAACAACTGAACTCACAGGGCTGAAGTCAGGCCCCCAGGACTGCAGAGCAACTTGTCGATGTATTTGCCGCACAtacatgcgtgcgtgtgtgcgtgtgcgtgtgtgtgtttagaccttgattttcccatctgtgaagtggggacagtgttagtccCAGACTCCTTTCTGCCTCCCAGGGATGATTTGAGAGAGAGTGAGGTCATGTCTGGGCAGGGCTCGGAGAGTCTCAGAGGCAGCCTAAGATAAATACCAGATGTCCTAACTGACCGGAAGAGCAAAGGCTGCAGCAGACCGTGTCTCCACTCCCCCCAGTATCACCGGGAAAAGCGCTCCTCTCCTGTTAAGTGGACCTAGTCACCCCTGTGATGAAGAGCACATGAGAAACTTGAAAACCAATTGTAAACTGTGAAGGGCCCCACGGGCAGAAGGCCCTTGAGGGGGTGTACCCAGGCCTTGGCAGATTCTGAGAGGGACAACAGAAAGTAGACTTTCTCAAGATGTTGGGAGACAGAGCACACACCAAACTGAGTCAGGAGAAACCCCAAGACAGAACTGGAAAAgccaagggagggaggggggctgagATAGAAACTTCCAGAACGTGAAACAAAGGTAGGTCTCCATCAGGTTTGCTCTGCATCCTCCATTCCCACAGGGGGCAGAGCACTTGCGGGTGTGGGTGGCTGAGCAACACAGTGGACGGAAGTGGCTGAACTGGTTGGCCCCGCGGTGCAGTGCTCCCAGCACCCACAGGAGCCGGGCCTGAGCCAGCCATTTTGGGGCCTGTGGACACACGTGCATGCGAACAGGAAGGCAGCATAGGCAACCTCGGAAACAGGCCGGGCAGGCAGGGTGGGGCAAGGGTGTCTGTGAGGCTAAAGTCATTTAGGGAGCAGCAGCCCTGGCCCTGGACAAAGCAGGAAGGATGAGGAGGACAGTAGCCCAGAGTACGGGGAGGAGGAGGTCTGGCTTCAGCCTGTGCCCTGCCACTAGCTTGCTGGGTGACCTCGCGGGAGCCACATCTACCCTCTAGGCCATCTGTAAGGTGGTTGGGTGGCTCCTAAAACAGACAACTGGTGAAATCCCAATAAAATCTGTGGTTTAGCTAATGGTAGTGTTCATATCAATTTCTTACGTTTCAATCATTGTGCCACAGTTCTATAAGATGTTACGGATGAAGGGGACCTGGGAACtctctgtagtatctttgtgacTCAACTGGAAACCtcaaatcatttcaaaattaaaagtctaaaaaaaaaaaataggacttccctAGCGATCCAGTGATTAAGACTAGGTGCTCTCACTGCCTAGGTCCcggattcagtccctggtcagggagctaagatcctgcaagccgcatggcacggccaaaacaaaaagtctaaaaaatgtacttaagggcttccctggtgacgcagtggttaagagtcctcctgccgatgcaggggacacaggttcgtgccccggtctgggatcccacatgccgcggagcggctgggcccatgagccatggccgctgagcctgcgcgtccggagcctgtgctccgcaacgggagaggccacagcagtgagaggcccgcgtaccgaaaaaaaaaaaaagtacttgataagaaaaaaaaaggcagcattgGATATATACACTCTGAGGTCACTTCCAGCTCTGAGGTTGTGCCTCTGTGGTATCCGGGCCAGTGAGCAGGGCTGGAGCAGGTGGCCAGTGGGATACAGGGAAGCAGAGGCCCAAAGTGCAGGGCTGGACTGAGGGGTGGCCTGCTGAACCTCCTTGAGGAAGAGGGCCACCAAGTGCCCCAAGCTGTCTCAGGGTCAGTCCCTACCTGGACCGGTTTTATTCCCAGGTCGAGTTCTGAAACATTTGGTCCACCTGCTGCTCGCTAGGAGCCAGACCCAATATGCCCTCAAGGGTGCTGTGACCTGCCATGAAAGGGGAGGCCTCAAAGAGGCCTGGACGGGAGACAGGGCCTGTCCCGGGGCCATCGCCATCTTCCCACAGGAAGGACACCGTGTTTGGGGTTCTGGGGTGACATCAGGACACGGCTATACAAGGTGAAGTGTAGGTAAGGATGGGTCACTCCGTGCCACTTGGAACGTGACCAGCTCTGAAGTGCATGTACCGGAAGGAGGAGGACAGAGGGGACAGCAAGCCCATCTGCAAAATCCATTAACCATGAAGACTGTAATGTAAATGAGGCGGCTTAAGTCAGGAAACTTGGTTcaagtcccagttctgccactaaaattgctgtgtgaccttgggtgacaCACTTAACCCCggcctgcctgtttcctcttctgtaaaatggaaataagtaatATCGACCCCAAAGTTGTGATAAGGGATTCAGTGAGATCCCTGGCACATAAAGTGCAGCAgttccttaattttttctttttgctttttttcctatcccgtggaaaaaatgaaaataacctaGCTTTGTAAACAATGAAGAAacctaacttttttaaaaatgagagatgTTTATGGAAATCACTGCCAAGCCACTTAAGGGAATATACGCAGACATTTAAAGTAAAGGTTACATAGCAACCCGGGaaatgattacattttttttttttttgcggtacgcgggcctctcactgttgtggcctctcccgttgcggagcacaggctccggatgcgcaggctcagcggccatggctcatcgGGCCCAGCctttctgcggcatgtgggattctcccggaccgaggcacgaacccgtgtctcctgcaccggcaggtggactcccaaccactgcgccaccagggaagcccgatcacaATACATTTTTACAGAAGGAAACCCagcatggcttccctggtggcgcagtggttaagaatccgcctgccagtgcatgagacatgggttcgagccctgttccgggaagatcccccatgccgcggagcaactaagcccgtgctctccacgactactgagcctgtgctctagcgtccgtgttccgcaacaagagaagccaccgcgatgagaagcctgcgcaccgcaacgaagagtagcccccgctctccgcaactagagaaagcccacgcgcagtaaccaagacccaacacagccaaaaataaataaattaaataataagtaaattaaaaaaaaaaaaaacaggaaacccAGTACAAAGCACCCCAATTCatccatgtgtaaaacagatccctggagaaaagaataaataaaggaaatacatCAGAAGACTAATAGTGGTTGGATTGGAggtgagtggaggtgggtctacaggtttctttttcttattttctaactgTTCTGAaagtatattaaatttataataaaaaatttatttcataaaaaaacATTCCCTGAACCACTGCAGGAACAACTGTAACACGACTTGGAGGATGTTGTGGTGAGATGTACAAGGGCGGGGGAGTGGGTGGAGTCACACTAGAGGGTCccgggcggcgggggggggggggggggggggggtgctgtcAGCTGTCTCAGGTGACCGGCCAGCGGGCATGGGGCTGGCCATGGGCACCGAGGGCAGAAGGCTGGGCAGGGGCTCTACCCGGCCAGACTCCCGGAGCTCCAGGTCAGGTCAGACAGGAGAGATGGGGTAGCCTGGAGTTCGTGGGGAGAGCGAGGGGTCCAGAATCTCTGGTGCCACACAGGGAGATGGCCTTGCTGCTGTGGCCCAGACCTCTGCCTTGCCCGCTGTCGCTGTCAGGAGTATCCTCAAGGGCAGCCCCCTTGGAAGGCTCCACCTGCTTCTCTGCGGGAGGGAGggaccctgccccccaccctaaGAAGAACAGGCAGGGGTGTTTGAGGTCCCCGTCTCCACAGcctcagccccctcccaccctgctccATTTCCatgtgtcccctccctccccagtcccTGTGGCCTGCAGGAGCAGGGCCAACCACACGGCAGCATTCACAAAACAACAGCCTTTAATGGAAATCAAGAAGGAAGGAGGCGAGAGGAGGGTGCAGGGATGGGGCTTCGCCCATATCAACCCCTCCAGCCAAGCCTGGGTAGTGGCCTGATaccgccccctccccacacttCACAGCTCTCTGGCAAGAGGGCAGGATGTCGGTGGCCCTTGTCCAGCACGCCTGCAGTGCAAAGGGCCACCCGGGAGCCCAGGAGGATGTGGGGGGGTATAAGCAGAGCTCGGGCACAGGTGAGACAGCAGGAgatgaagcagcagcagcagcaggtgtTGCTTAAGCCAGGATGATTTCCGAGGACCCCAAGGAAGGGCTCTTCGTCTCCTGGGTTGGCGGGCAGGGGTTGGAGGGAGACGGTCACCCCCAGGGTGAGTCTGGTGCCATGGAGAGGAGCTGGGGCCGGAGCAAGCGCCAGCCTGCAAAGGGCAGGTGCGAGCTTCAGTGGCACTGTGCTTGTCGGCCTTAGGGCCCAGGGCAGGCGCAGGGAACGGGGTGCCCTGCTTGTGTCCAGAGTGCTGCTTGCAGGATTGAGCGGAAGTCCCCGTTCTCTGCTGAAGCTGGGCCTGGGCTAAGCACTGGTCTGCCTGCTCCCAACCCCTAACCCCAGACACCTGGGATCCCCCTATTTAGCCTCTTGCAATGTTCCCACAGCCAACTTCACTGCTTGGAACACAGCCCAGTCCATCTAGGAGAAAAGGAGACGACAAGGAGTTTACAGTCATGCCCCGGGCTCTCCCTGCCGAGAACACCCTCCCTGGGCGCAGCTGTGCTGTGGGGGGAATTGGGCAGCACACTCAGGCTCCCGGCCAGTGTCACACTCACCTGGGCATAAAGCAGGCGGCAGTCAGGGGGCAGGCTGGGCCCCTGGTGGCAGAGCTGAGCAGAGAGGGCAGAGGTCTCGGGGGACAGGAAGTGCTGCGTGACACTCACTGTGCTGACCAGCCCCTGCACCTGTGCCAGGGAGGGGGCGGGCAGGAGGGTCAGTGGGGACCCAGGATGACGCACCCTGCCCCACTTGTTCCTGAAGTCTGCTTCCCCAAATGACCCCCACCCAGCTCTCAGAGAGCAGAGGCCCTGGATGCAGCACTAGCCACCCCCAAAGGGCGTGGCCCAAACCAGGCCAAGGGGATGCCAGAGACGGCACAAGCAGAGTGGGCACCCAAAGCCCAGTTGGCTTGCTGACTTCAAGACCACTAGGCTTCTCTTCCCTGCAGCGGAGGCGTGACTTCCTGCTCTGCCTAGCTCCAGAGGGGAACTGAGACGGACGAGGGTGTTCTCAGAGGGACTGAGAACACGCTGGGGAATGCTTCCGATATTCTGAGCTCTCCGCAGGGCCCCCGCCTGCACGCGCCGGGGAAGCACCTGGTGGGGAGCCCCCGCGGGCACCAGCACGGCCTCTCCGGGGGCCTGCAGCAGAGTCCAGCAGCTCACACCCCACTCCTCCCGCAGGCGCCGCCGCAGCCCTGCGTCCAGGTAGCAGCTGCCCGGGGTGCCAGGCTCCAAGTTTCCAGCCCCGGCCGGGCACACCTcaaagaaaaggaggaatgaGCAAGGCGGGAGGCTAGGGCGGGGCTGCAGGAAGATGGGGCATGGGCTGCCCAAAGGCCAGAGGCACAGGAAAGAGCTGCAGGGGTCAAGTCTTGAAGGGCAGGGGGAGGACGTAGGGgtgggagagaaaggagcaggATGGTGAAGGGCTGGGGTCACTCAGGCTGGCAGAATAGAGATTTGGCTGGAAGGAGCTGAGAGGAAAGGATTAAGGGCTCTGAGGCTGGGGGTCTAAATCCCCTCTTTTCCCAGGGCTAGATGCCTTGAGTAGCCTCtgtggccctggccctgggcctTCTGCTCCCTCCTTCAAAGGTACCCCTTTCTCCAAAACCCAGGAAGACGTCCTGCATAACCTCAACTCAGAAACTGTCTACACCGGGAGCTCTTAATTGTGGAGTCCTGTGAAGATCCTGAACTGTGTGCTAAACTGTGGGTGAGCAGGTAGCTGTATGTCCCTGGGGAGACAATCCAAAGCATTCGTCAGATTCTTCTGTGATCCCAGATCCACGGAAGTTCTGACTCCCCAGTGGATGGACCGACCGGCTTGCCTGTCCAGGCTGAGGCCCCCACAGCTTTGGGGGCCTTCACCAGTCCAACCAGAGCGGGGAGCTCCTTGGGTAGATGGGACCTCGTGGAGGCCAGGGCCCAAGGAACACCTGCAGAGGTGAACCCAGCATCGTGCTTCAGCTGCCCATCAGCTCCATCCAGCCCTTCAGCTAGAACTTCAGCCATTACTCCTGGGCTTAGGGCTCAGGCCTCCAAGACCAGGCCATGGGAAGAGGGGAGGCTGGTGAGTCAGGCTGGACCCTAGGGTAACCCCAGGCAGGTGCCAAGGAAGTCCAGCCTGGAACTAGAGCAGTGTTTCCCAGGCCACCCAGTGAGAACATGCCCCTCAGACCTTCCCGGTGAATTATACCGGGCTTGGCTATGCGGGACTGCCCACAGCCAGCCACACCCAGCTCAGACAAGGCCATCTATGTATGAAGGCGTGCTGCTGTCTGCTCCCCTCTGCGTGTTCCAGCACCTGTGTGAGTCCATCCGTGTGTGTGCATCTCCTGTGGGCAGGAGGGTGGCAGTGGACAGCCACGTTGACACCTGCACGTCcgtgtgtgtacatgtgcctGAGCAGGGGTGACACTTGGTGGGCGTCCTTTCCCCAGGACAGTCAGGGCTCAGCTGGACTTTGGAACCACGGGGCCTTGCCCACCTCCTGCTCAccccctcctcttctcctgccctgccccctctcctggCCCCATGTCTCTCTCCACCTACCACACTGCCCCCCCTTAGCCCTTCCTTGCTAGCACCTCAAAGGGCACCTCCTCATAAGGTGCAGATTTCCGAGAGGGGAGCAGTGGGACGGATTCTCAGGTGAGCTTCCTGTTGCCCTTCGGCCAGCCCCACCTAGAGCCTGCAGCGGGGAGGCTGCCTGCCCCCAGGGGGAGCACAGTGTAGCGACCCGGGCTGGGAACAGCCACAAGCTTGGGTCCCAGCTTTACCACtcagcctcagtgttctcacctgcaaaatgggaaagcagCAGTACCTACCACACGGGGTGGTTGTGACAATTAACAGAGATAATGTACCCAAGGCCCTGAGCACAGTGCGCAGCCTGTGGCATCTCTTGCTTCATTTCATCACTAGGTCCCCCACTTTCTGTGTGCCCCACCGCACACCTCTTAGGAGGGCCTAGTCTGCCTTCTCTGCACCAGTGGAGTCCAGCTCACCTGAGGCAAGGGAGCGAGCACACGgggcacacacacagagggagagcttctggggctggaaggggaaggggagagctcCCGGCTCCCTCCTCACCATCTGGAGGAAGCGGCGGATGCGCTGGGCATCCTGTGCCCGGAACACGTGCCACACGGTGCTGACCTGGCTGCCCGGAGACCAGAGCCCCTCCCCGTCCAGGGCTGAGAGGAAATCTGGGGGAGAAAGACAGCTCAGGAGGGCCCAGGGCCAGCAGAGACAGCACCTCGCATCTGCAGCCTGCGCCAACCCTTGCTTCCGGCCAAGGACGCACCTTTCTGTGTCCGGTGCCAGGCAGGCAGTGGGGCTTCAGCACGTACCAGGACACTGACCAGGTCGGTCACCTCCACACAGAGGTTCTTGGTCCCCAGGTGCCCACACTGTGGGCTCACACCTG
This region of Delphinus delphis chromosome 6, mDelDel1.2, whole genome shotgun sequence genomic DNA includes:
- the NUDT18 gene encoding 8-oxo-dGDP phosphatase NUDT18; translation: MASEDLAGTLAAVLGGRGLRVQNYDSGPAGETPAQVRLRKNVCYVVLAVFLNEQDEVLLIQEAKKECRGSWYLPAGRMEPRETIVEALQREVKEEAGLQCEPLTLLSVEERGPSWIRFVFLARPTGGILKTPKEADAESLQAGWYPRTSLPTPLRAHDILHLIELAAQYRQRAGHPLLLPQELPCSLVCQRLVATFTSVQTVWVLVGTVGMPHLPITACGFAPVEQRGGIKMAVLRLLQECLTLHHLAVETKGLLGLQHLGKDQADGICLNVLVTVAFRNPGIQNEPPKVRGENFFWWKVVEEDLQSQLLQRLQESSVVPINR